From a single Lolium rigidum isolate FL_2022 chromosome 7, APGP_CSIRO_Lrig_0.1, whole genome shotgun sequence genomic region:
- the LOC124677716 gene encoding protein ETHYLENE-INSENSITIVE 3-like 2, with amino-acid sequence MMGGGVTMMDPRMAFAADGDGAKGFGVFGSGCFVGESDFMNPAPAQRVHESFPDEDESDDDDVDGIEELERRMWRDRMRLKRLKELQQRQQSPGGAASSKGRRREASQQDQQARRKKMSRAQDGILKYMLKMMEACSAQGFVYGIVPENGKPVGGASDNLRAWWKEKVRFDRNAPAAIAKYQADNAQPGDAGEGGGNDPAAGPRSLHELQDTTLGSLLSSLMQHCNPPQRRYPLEKGVAPPWWPRGASEAWWPEAGVPDELGPPPYKKPHDLKKAWKVAVLTAVIKHMSPDVDKVRRLVRQSKCLQDKMTAREIVTWLAVLKREEELHPGACLPPPSAARALSFDASSGEYDVDAAYGEETANQTKPPFEAAAFVDLTMDADMSNEFLFMPAALMKEEAIDFDFTHTQKRTALSPAAADAEPEQMLNNGNTRVYTCTNAHCPHGDPALGFLDRNARNDHQYACRYNNPAAVESKPPPAFFPAAPYSPRSQQQLGGFDFGLPVDDQRCLAGLMSMYDAGVAAHRSNDAAAPSMQIGGRDHLAPISLGGANSMMQQQQQNAAFFVRNDAPFGMGAPELGRFSSGFDASAVNYAGAMQQPPQKHVGPNWFY; translated from the coding sequence ATGATGGGAGGAGGGGTGACCATGATGGATCCGCGCATGGCGTTCGCGGCGGACGGCGACGGCGCCAAGGGGTTCGGTGTCTTTGGATCCGGCTGCTTCGTCGGGGAGAGCGACTTCATGAATCCAGCGCCGGCGCAGCGGGTGCACGAAagcttccccgatgaagatgagagcgacgacgacgatgtgGACGGCATCGAGGAGCTGGAGCGCCGCATGTGGCGCGACCGGATGAGGCTCAAGCGCCTCAAGGAGCTGCAGCAGCGGCAGCAGAGCCCGGGCGGCGCGGCGAGCAGcaaggggcggcggcgggaggcgtccCAGCAGGACCAGCAGGCGCGGCGCAAGAAGATGTCGCGCGCGCAGGACGGGATCCTCAAGTACATGCTCAAGATGATGGAGGCCTGCAGCGCGCAGGGCTTCGTGTACGGCATCGTGCCCGAGAACGGCAAGCCGGTCGGCGGCGCCTCCGAcaacctccgcgcctggtggaaGGAGAAGGTCCGCTTCGACCGAAACGCCCCCGCCGCCATCGCCAAGTACCAGGCCGACAACGCCCAGCCGGGCGATGCGGGCGAGGGGGGCGGGAACGACCCGGCGGCCGGCCCGCGGTCCCTGCACGAGCTGCAGGACACCACGCTGGGGTCGCTGCTCTCGTCGCTCATGCAGCACTGCAACCCGCCGCAGCGCCGGTACCCGCTCGAGAAGGgcgtggcgccgccgtggtggCCGCGGGGGGCGTCCGAGGCGTGGTGGCCCGAGGCCGGCGTGCCGGACGAGCTGGGCCCGCCGCCGTACAAGAAGCCGCACGACCTCAAGAAGGCGTGGAAGGTCGCCGTGCTCACCgccgtcatcaagcacatgtcgCCCGACGTCGACAAGGTCCGCCGCCTCGTGCGCCAGTCCAAGTGCCTGCAGGACAAGATGACCGCCAGGGAGATCGTCACCTGGCTCGCCGTCCtcaagagggaggaggagctgCATCCCGGCGCGTGCCTCCCTCCGCCGTCTGCCGCAAGGGCGCTCTCGTTCGACGCCAGCTCCGGCGAGTACGACGTCGACGCAGCCTACGGCGAGGAGACCGCCAACCAGACCAAGCCACCCTTCGAGGCAGCCGCGTTCGTCGACTTAACCATGGATGCTGACATGAGCAACGAGTTCTTGTTCATGCCGGCcgcgctgatgaaggaagaagccaTCGACTTCGACTTCACCCACACCCAGAAGCGGACCGCActgtcgcccgccgccgccgacgccgagccGGAGCAGATGCTGAATAATGGAAACACCCGCGTGTACACTTGCACCAACGCGCACTGCCCGCACGGCGATCCCGCGCTCGGCTTCCTCGACCGCAACGCGCGCAACGACCACCAGTACGCCTGCAGGTACAACAACCCCGCCGCCGTCGAGAGCAAGCCGCCACCGGCCTTCTTCCCGGCGGCACCCTACAGCCCGCGTAGCCAGCAGCAGCTTGGCGGCTTCGACTTCGGCCTTCCCGTCGATGACCAGAGATGCCTCGCCGGGCTGATGAGCATGTACGACGCCGGCGTGGCCGCGCACAGGAGCAACGACGCCGCCGCTCCGAGCATGCAGATCGGTGGCAGAGACCATCTGGCGCCAATATCGCTCGGTGGCGCGAACAGcatgatgcagcagcagcagcagaatgCGGCATTCTTCGTCCGCAACGACGCGCCGTTCGGCATGGGGGCGCCGGAGCTCGGCAGGTTCAGTTCAGGTTTCGACGCGTCAGCGGTGAATTACGCCGGCGCCATGCAGCAACCGCCGCAGAAGCACGTTGGACCCAACTGGTTCTACTGA